TGCTACTGCTTTGGATATCGTTCTGATGGGCATTGCCGGAAGAATTGGCTGGGGTAAAAGATGTACAAGCGAACATCGCCAAAAAGCATTGATGGCAATGCATGAATGTGGCATTGCAGAAAAAGCTGGCGAACAAATCGGAAATCTATCCGGTGGGGAGCTTCAGCGAGTGATGCTGGCAAGGGCAATCCTGTTCGAAAGTCGTTACCTTATCTTAGATGAACCAGAAGCTGGGATAGATCGCTTGGGTGTAAGCAGCTTCTTTAAATTACTTAAAAAGCTAAATGATGCCGGAAAAACTATAATCACCATTTCTCATGATTTACACACACTTAGCGAGTATTGTAACTTCCTTATCTGCTTAAATCGTCGCTTGCATTGCCATAACCATTCCGAACTAGTTAATGCAGATGTTATTCACAAAACATTTGGTGAAACCTTCCGCCTGATAGAAAAGGATTACTAATGCCGGGATTTCTAGTTAGTGCTTTGATGGGAGCTGTATTAAGCGGCATATCTTTGGCGATCTTTGCGCCGTATGTAACCCTGCGCCGCATAAGTTATATGGGTGAAGCGCTTTCCCATATTGCCTTTGCTGGAATAGCCATAGCCATTATCACCAAAACCAATCTTACCTTGGGAGCTTTGATATTTGTAAGTGCGGTAGCATTGGGCATTTCCTGGCTGGCAAAACGCCATAAAATTCAGGAAGCCAATACTATCACCATATTTCTTTCGCTCTCTATGGCTTTGGGAATAATCCTTATTTCGCTTTCCCGAAACTATACTTTCGATCTTTCCAGCTATCTTTTTGGTAATGTTCTTCTTGTCTCCAATGCCGAGCTTGTGGCATTAGGAGTATTGAATGTATTGAACATAGTCTTTGTGTTATTTTTCTATAAGGAGCTATTTTATCTAAGCTACAATGCGGAAACCGCCAAGGTCTTTAAAATCCGTATAAGTGGAGTAGATAAGATCTTCTATCTGCTTATGGCAGCGAACATTGTCTTTAATCTCAAAAGTGCGGGAATCATTCTGGTGACGGCTCAGTTAATCCTTCCAGCGGTTATTGCCTTCAATATGGTGCAAAAATTGCACATTGCGATAATACTGGCAGTTTTGCTTGCCATCATCTCGGCTCTGGTTGGGTTTGCTGTATCTTTTGCTCTCAATCTGCCCACAGGCGCTACCATTGTGATGTGCCAAGCAATTCTATATGCCATAAGTTTTATTTTTAAAAGGAGCAATCAATAATCGGATGCCCAAAAAGCACTTAATAATTGTTTCCCTAATAGTCTCTCTTCTATTTATCAGTCTGTTGTGGCAGGTA
This DNA window, taken from Candidatus Cloacimonadota bacterium, encodes the following:
- a CDS encoding ABC transporter ATP-binding protein, which encodes MIQIKDLQYRVAGKSILEDINLEIPDNVFAAIIGPNGAGKSTLIKLLMGIIELQEGSILIDGIPQEKWLKSDGFGYLPQREEFDRGFPATALDIVLMGIAGRIGWGKRCTSEHRQKALMAMHECGIAEKAGEQIGNLSGGELQRVMLARAILFESRYLILDEPEAGIDRLGVSSFFKLLKKLNDAGKTIITISHDLHTLSEYCNFLICLNRRLHCHNHSELVNADVIHKTFGETFRLIEKDY
- a CDS encoding metal ABC transporter permease, with translation MPGFLVSALMGAVLSGISLAIFAPYVTLRRISYMGEALSHIAFAGIAIAIITKTNLTLGALIFVSAVALGISWLAKRHKIQEANTITIFLSLSMALGIILISLSRNYTFDLSSYLFGNVLLVSNAELVALGVLNVLNIVFVLFFYKELFYLSYNAETAKVFKIRISGVDKIFYLLMAANIVFNLKSAGIILVTAQLILPAVIAFNMVQKLHIAIILAVLLAIISALVGFAVSFALNLPTGATIVMCQAILYAISFIFKRSNQ